The genomic region TCAAGCAATCTGCCCACAGTGCTCAGGCAAAGAGGGATGGGGCAGATTTGAACCTGGGTCTCTGTGACCCCAGAGTCTGTGTTGATTTCTCTGCACGATGCCACACGCCCAGACACAGCAAGGCTATGCATTCGGATCATATAAAGCAAGGATTGCCTATTTTTTTATAACTGCCTGataaaataaaccagaaatttttatgatgtaaaaacaaataacaaacacACAAATCAGCCTGGTTTCTTAAGCGCAAGAAAAAGGAAGGCAGTAGGCACAATGAGGAGTGTCCAGAGAAACACCAGGCTTCTACCCAACACCTGCCGGGTCAGTGTGTGCGTGTGAGGGCTCACAGGATTCtccttcagagagagagaacaaggctCGGGTGGTTAAGGGTCAGTTCTAGCCCCGTCCATGCCCAGCCTAAGGAAGTTGGGAAGGCAGCGTGGGTTCATTCTCACCGTGTTTCTGGGAAATGACCTGCTCCAGGTCATGTTGACAACACTTTGCAGAGCTGAGGCTAGCCCTCAGCCTCGGACAGCCagcgtcccccacccccacctctgcctgTCACCACAGAAAACAGAACGATCCTGTGCTAGTCTAGCCCTCTTAATGCCCAGAAGGACCCCcgtgttcatttatttatccagtttGTTTTGCTTCCTCAAAAACTACCTTATAGAAGCAGTCCCCCAAGTTCCACAGCTAACCAcacttttcttgctttcttttgtggGAGCCAAGGATGTCTCAGGCAGAAAATAAACTCCAAGTTCAGGTAAAACAGCCCAAGTGCAGCCCTTCACTCTTTGTGCCTCCTGGGATCGTCGGGCATCCTGAGAAcgggaggaggttgggggggcAGCATGTCAGGGCGTGCACAACGGCCGACAGTCGTTCCTCTGGGGAGGGGGCCTGATGAAATCCCACACCTTGGAcctcacatttttttctcacacCTGATGAAGGATGACAGTGAAGTCAATGAATCTCATGTGCTTAGTTCAGAGCTGGAGACAGTGCAGACAGGACAGACCAAGGGGGCTGGGGTGCGGGGTGGGTTTGGTCCTAGGACCCAGGAGGTGAATCCTGCCCACTTCACCATTTTCCTAAGGCACAATGACCACACACAACCCAAATTCTGATGGTCTTCTGACACAGCTGTGAGCTGTTACTACAAAGGAGGCTGGGCAGAGGGTGGGAATGATCCAGCTCGAGCCtttctcccctgctctcccctgcTCGGTGGCCTGACAACCATGATGGCTTCGAACCCAAACAGTCCAGGGTACAGGAGGGACACTGAGCTGGATGTTGTCATGGCCACACATGCTTCCTAAACTAAATTtagggttttttccttttctttctttctttcttctttttctttttttctttttttttaataaaagactaGATTCAAATGGTTGCTATAGACTATAATCTTTTCATGCCTCTGAGCATCTAGCCCTGGACAATTGCATGACCTGCCCTGCACTTGAAGGCACTGAGCCACTCCTGGTACAGCATGTCCTTGAACATGGGTGTCCCTGGATTAGTTCTCAGACGATTTCTCGCTCATTCAGTCGGATGGATAACCAAGAACATACATATAATAGAGACAACTGATAGTTTTAAGACTGAGGTCACATCAATCTTAAACACTAGAGAATACAGGTGGTTTTTGTGAAATACTTAACGTCTCTACACAGAGACCaaactgactttctttttttttttttaaagattttatttattcatttgagacacagagatacagagagagagagagagagcatgagcagggagagaggcagaaggagagggagaagaagcaggctccctgctgagccaggagcccgatgtggggctcgatcccaggaccctgggatcatgacctgagccgaaggcagacgcttaaccatctgagccacccaggcgccccaagaccaaACTGACTTTCACTTCATAAATTCTGTAGTAAAGCCAACCAAATTCACAACCTGTTTGCTTCTGAGGAATGCTGATAGCCCATCAGGGGACAGGTCTTGACGATCCGCCTCAGACACACTGACTGGACCACCCACCATGGTCTTCAAGCAATAGGGATGCACTGAGTCAGCAGCACTAAGGATAAGAGAACTAAAAGTCACTTGGCCACTAAAATCAACCCAAGTAAGCTATGAAATGCTCACCTTGCATATTTGCCATTCATCTTGCAGGGCCAGTGGTGACCAGCAAAactgaatgaaatagaaaccatcaATACCAGCCGATTAATGGCACTCAAACTTCACTgaccatcagaatcacctgaaggctTGATTAAAACCCAGATCGCTGGCCCCAGACTTTTTGATCTAGTCGTTCTGGGCGCGAGATCTGAGAACTTTTTGCATTTATAACAAACTTCCCAGTGCTGTGGCTGGTCCCGAGGCCACACTTGGAGAACCGTTGTAGAATATGACCAAAGCCCTATTGAATGCTAACCCATGTCCTTCTGAGCGCTGAGCCCTTCTCACACCCCTGTTCTCGCCTACAGGGAGAGATGCTGAAGCCAGCCCACCtcctgctgttgctgctgctggtccCAGGGGCCCCCCGGCCAGGCCTCTCCCAGAAGTCCTACGGGGCCAAGTCCTTCTTCAGCTGTATTAGCACAGCCCTGTCGGAGGCCAGGAGGAGCCGGCTGGGGGATGCACCGCCGCTGAGCAAGAGAGGCTTCCCCTACCTGCCCAGCCAACACCCCTCCTCAGGAGAGGacgaggagaaggaggaagaggaagaggacaaGAAGAAGAGGACCTTCCCAGGTTCGGGGGGCGGTGGCGGAGCAGGAAGCGCCCGGTACAAATTCCTGCCCCCAGCTCAGCCCAAGGGGAGGCTGTACCCGGACAAGGCCAAGAGTGACCGGCGCACCAAGTTCACGCTGTCCCTCGACGTCCCCACGAATATCATGAACATCCTCTTCAACATCGCCAAGGCCAAGAACCTGCAGGCCAAGGCAGCCGCCAACGCGCTCCTGATGGCCCAGATTGGGCGTAAGAAGTAGAAACAGAGGCCTGCCTGCAGGAGGGCAGCGGCACGTCGAGGAcagggccgggggctggggtggagggccAGGGGCTGTCAGTTCGGCCGGTCTGTATCTTGAGGGATGGGTCGGGTTTTCCAGGCTGCTTCACTGCTCGgcccctctgctcccttcccacctgcggcccagccccctcctctgcacacatgcacacaagtgtAGGACTGTCCCACCTGCGCAGATGTGAGGCCGTTCATGTGTCCCCCTAGATTCcgcctctcctttctccttgcctgcCATAAGAGGCGAAGGTCCCGCCGTCCTGCTCTTCCTCCACGACCCGTGCCTGGGAAGAGGACGCAAAGCACTCCTTCCTGCCCACACACCACCCCATCCACGCTTCACCATCCTGACTTCAgaccccttcccttccctctcgcCCCCATTAAAACCAATGGCTTCCGCAACCCCGGGCTGGTTTCAGTTCCTCTTCCTTCAGCCAGCGGCCTTCACGTCTCTGAGCGTGGAAAAGGGGAGGTGAACGAGGGAGGCAGCAGAGGAGTCCGTTCCTGATCTCTCCTGGGACAGAGAGGTtcttggaggttctagcaggggtaAAGAAAGGCTTGGAAAGGCCAAGCATCGCTTGGAAAGGCTGTCAGGCATCACTCAAGCTAGAGCCATGTGCAAGGCCTGGTCCGGCCCAGGAGGCCCAGCCTAGGGTCTGCTGTAAGATGGGCACCAGgttaggtggggagggggctttcAGTTATTCGCCTGTGCCGCCCCGAACTCCGCCATGGCTGGGCACGGGGCCACTAGGCCGGCGAGAGGCATTTATTGGCCCCGCGGTAACTGCCCAGCTGATGCCGGGCCTGGTGGGAAAGGCTAGTGGGGGAGGCAAGGCCTCCTCTCTCTTGAGTCAGCACGCTATGCAAGGATGGGAACCCAGACTTGAAAAGTAGCAAATACCACCAGGGACTGTATGAGCGACAAACCGCCAAGTGAGAGCAACCGGCGTAAAAAATTATAGGAGGGATTCGGAGATGAGAAGTTCTAATACGAGTAAAAGTCCACTAAAAAGGGACATCGGCAAGAACTCTGATGGTCTCTGGCTGCAAAACCCAAGGGCCAGATTCCCAAA from Halichoerus grypus chromosome 6, mHalGry1.hap1.1, whole genome shotgun sequence harbors:
- the UCN3 gene encoding urocortin-3; protein product: MLKPAHLLLLLLLVPGAPRPGLSQKSYGAKSFFSCISTALSEARRSRLGDAPPLSKRGFPYLPSQHPSSGEDEEKEEEEEDKKKRTFPGSGGGGGAGSARYKFLPPAQPKGRLYPDKAKSDRRTKFTLSLDVPTNIMNILFNIAKAKNLQAKAAANALLMAQIGRKK